TATCGCAGCATCCTTACGGTTGAAACGCACAAGGCGCCATCGATCCGGGTCGCTGAAGCGGCCAAGGTGATCGAAAACACACAGCGCGATGTCAACATCGCGCTCATGAACGAGCTGGCGATGATTTTCAGCCGGATGGGAATTGATACCCTCGACGTGCTGAACGCCGCCGGATCTAAATGGAACTTTCTGCCATTCCGGCCCGGTCTCGTGGGCGGACACTGCATCGGCGTCGACCCGTATTACTTGAGTTTTAAAGCCGAGCAGGTCGGCTATTATCCCGAGCTAATCTCTGCGCAGCGCCGTGTGAATGATCGCGTGGGGCAGTTTGTCGTCGATGAAACCGTCAAATTGATGCTCAAAAAGAAAATCACTGTGAACGGCGCCAGAATTCTGGTGCTGGGAATCACCTTCAAGGAAAACTGCCCGGATGTTCGCAACACCAGAGTGGTGGACATTGTGCACAGTCTGAATGAATACGGATGCATCGTTGATGTGTACGATCCGTGGGCCGGAGCTGACGAAGTGAAGCATGAATACGGCATTGAGCTGATGCCTCAGCCTGTACCGGGAACTTACGATGCGGTCATCGCGGCCGTGAAGCATCAGCAGTTTGCTGCGATGACGACCGCTCAGGTGCGCGCGCTGTGCAAAGAGAACGCAGCAATATACGACATCAAGCGCGTTTTGCCGCCGGACATTGTCGACGCGGCGCTTTGATACGCTGCAAATTTTTACCGATACAGTTAACTCGACCAAAGGGTACATATGAAAAAAGCATTGATTACCGGAATCACCGGGCAGGACGGATCGTATCTCGCGGAACTGCTGCTCGACAAAGGCTACGAAGTGCACGGCATTATTCGCCGTGCCAGTTCATTCAATACAGACCGCATCGACCATCTCTACAAAGACCGGCACGAAACCGGCGTGAAGATGTTTCTGCATTACGGCGATCTGACCGACTCCAGCAACCTGAACCGGCTGATCGAAAAAATTCATCCGTCTGAAATCTATAACCTCGGCGCGCAGTCCCATGTGCAGGTTTCCTTTGAGGTGCCGGAATACACCGCCGAAGTGGATGCCATCGGAACACTGCGCTTGCTGGACTCGATTCGTGAAACCGGCGTGAACTGCCGCTTCTATCAGGCTTCGACTTCCGAGTTGTACGGAATGGTGCAGGAAGTTCCGCAGACGGAAACCACGCCGTTCTATCCGCGCTCTCCGTATGCGGTTGCCAAGCAGTACGGCTTCTGGATCGTCAAAAACTACCGCGAAGCGTATGGCCTGCACGCCAGCAACGGGATTCTCTTCAACCACGAATCGCCGCGCCGCGGCGAAACTTTTGTGACGCGTAAGATTACCATGGCCGTCGCCCGGATTTCGCGCGGCCTGCAGACCTGTCTCTACATGGGGAACATCAACGCACTGCGCGACTGGGGCTATGCACCCGACTACGTCCAGATGATGTGGATGATGCTCCAGCAGGCGGTGCCTGACGATTATGTCGTCGCGACCAACGAAATGCACACCGTCCGCGAATTTATCGAGAAGTCCTTCGGCCATGTCGGCATCCGGATTGTCTGGGACGGTGAAGGAGTTAAAGAAGTCGGCAAAAATAAAGCGACCGGCGAGATTGTTGTTCGCATGGATGAGCGCTATTACCGCCCGGCGGAAGTCGAACAGCTTCTCGGCAACCCGGCCAAAGCCAAACGGCAGCTCGGCTGGGAGCCAAAGGTAAAATTTGAAGAACTCGTCAAAATTATGACGGACGGCGATCTTAAAATTCTCGACGGTGCGCCTTACTCAAAAGGATTTTAAGGTCAGTTGTTAGGTTGATGAGTTGACGGTTGCTAGGGACGAAGAATGAAAACATTTGAAGAGCTTGAGTGCTATTAACCGAGACGGACTATTCTAATTTGCGAATGCTTCTCGAAGAGACATGGAAGGTTCTCAACGGCTATATTGCTTACTTGCAGAAGTGCGCCACCTCGGGTGTTCCCTCATCAACTTGACAACAGAGTTCCATTGATAACAGGACAACTAAACAACCATCAACTGTGTGAAAAAATGACATCAGCAACTAATAACCAGCAACTAGCAACCGGCATCCCAAAGGATGCCAAAATCTACATCGCCGGCCACCTGGGTCTGGTCGGTGGCGGAATCTGGCGGGCGTTTCAGCGCCACGGATATACGAACCTGCTGGGCCGTTCCATCGACGAGCTGGATCTGATCAGCCAACAGGCAGTCGAAGAATTTTTCGCCAAAGAAAAACCGGACTATGTGGTGCTTGTGGCGGCGAAAGTCGGGGGAATTCACGCCAACAACGTATATCGCGGACAGTTCATCTATGAAAATCTCATGATCGAACTGAACGTCATTCACGCCGCATACAAACACGGCGTCAAAAAACTCCTGTTCCTTGGCTCATCCTGCATCTATCCGAAGCTGGCGCCGCAGCCGATCAAAGAAGAGGCCTTGCTGACTGGGCCGCTGGAGCCGACCAATGAGCCATACGCGATGGCCAAGATTGCCGGCATCCGGCTGTGCGATGCCTATAACCGGCAGTACGAAACCAACTTTATTTCCGCCATGCCGACCAATATGTACGGCCCCGGCGACAACTATCATCCGGAGAACTCCCACGTTCTGCCCGCTATGATCCGCAAGATGCACCTCGCAAAATTGCTGGAAACCAACAATTTTGAGGAACTTTCCCGTGTTTATCAGCACGAGCAGAAATCGCAAATCGGCAATCAGAAATCAGAAATTCTGAACTGGCTCGACAAGAGCGGCATCACCCAATCGGCAATCGACAACCGAGCCAACGGCGAGCTGGGCTCTGCGACAGCGGAGCAACGAAGTGGCAATCAGCAATCAGCAATCACGCTCGCCCTCTGGGGAACCGGAACGCCACTGCGCGAATTTTTATACAGCGACGACCTTGCTGAGGCCTGCGTGTTTCTTGTTGAGAAAGCGAATTACAAAAACATGGCCTTTACTGATGAGTCGGGAACTGTGCAGTCGCACATGAATGTCGGCTCCGGCAAAGAAGTTACGATCAGAGAATTGGCAGAAACCGTCAAAGAGGTGGTGGGCTTCAACGGAAAATTGACGTGGGATTCCTCTAAGCCGGACGGCACCCCGCGAAAACTGATGGACTCCTCGCGAATTAACGCGCTGGGCTGGAAACCATCTGTGTCGCTCAAAGACGGTATTGGCCGTGCGTATCAGGACTTCCTGCAGCGGCATGCTAGAACCTATCTCAAAACCCCCGCCGCGTGAGGGCACGCGGCCTACAGTATGAAGTTCCATAGAAAATTTTTGTAGGCCAGGTCCCCGACCGGGCGCCAAACAAGTTAAGGCGATCATCACTCACAGTTTATTACTTATCACGTTTCTCCAACCCCAACCCTCAAACCGCCAACTTTTTAATATGAAATATTTAGTCACAGGCGGTGCCGGATTCATCGGCTCACACATCGTGGACGCTTTGCTCGAACGAGGGCACGAAGTGGTCGTGCTCGACAACCTATCGTCCGGGCATAAAGAGAACCTTTCCGGCGTCTGGACAAAAATCAGTTTTATTGAAGGCGATGTTCGTGATGCGGACACCTGTATAAAAGCGGCCGCCGGATGCGACGGAATTTTTCACGAGGCGGCGCTGGTTTCCGTGCCCGATTCAGTTAACCGGCCACGCGACAACCACGACATCAACATCACCGGAACGCTGAATATTCTGGAAGCCGCTCGGCAGCAGAAGGTGAAGCGGGTTGTGTTTGCCAGCTCTGCGGCGATTTACGGCGACAATCCTGAGCTGCCGAAACGGGAGGATATGCTTCCTGAACCGAAAAGCCCTTATGCTTTGGCCAAGCTGACCGGCGAGTACTATCTGAAAGTTTATGCCGAATGCTTCGGCATCGAAACGGTGGCGCTACGCTACTTTAACGTGTTCGGGCTTCGGCAGGATCCGTCGTCCATGTATTCCGGCGTCATTTCCATTTTTTCTGAACGCGTCAAAAAAGGACTGCCGATCACAATTTATGGCGACGGAGAACAAACCCGCGACTTCGTCAATGTGCGCGACGTTGTCTCGGCTAATTTATTAGCCATGACGACAGATTTTATCGCCACGAAAGGGCACCGAAAGGCACAAAAAAAGAATAATGCAATAGGGGACCCCGACCCTTATCAACTAGCGCCTGACAACCATCAACTGGTCAGCGGCAACTTTGTTGCGCTGAACGTCGCAACCGGCAAAGCGACCAGTTTGTTATCACTGTTGAACGGCTTAGAAACCATTGTCGGGAAAACGGTAGCGCGCAAATTTATGCCGGTGCGAGATGGCGACATCCGGCAATCTCTGGCAGATATTTCCAAGGTTCGGAGCGCTCTTGGTTACACACTCAGCGTCGGACTCAAAGAGGGGTTGAAGGAGCTGCTGGGGGATGAACATCTTATATGACGTTAACTTTAATAATCTCATTCTCTCGCCCGCTTCCTTGGGGTGCTTATTTGACGCGACACCTCGTAGTTGCCCCAAAATAGCGGCGCCCAGCTCGCCAAAGGCTTGGATCCAAATCTCGGAAATTTATGAAATATGCCCCGGCTGTCTGCTTAAAGGATGGCCTGCGCCAACTACTTGAGCCTCCGGATAAATAACATATCTCCCGCAACCTAAATGGAGTCATGCGACAATGAAATCATTATCCATAAATAGTTATATAAAGAACATTAAGCCTTATAAGACTGCTTCTCATGAAATCTGGGACGTCGATAAAGACAGTCGTAGCACCGTTTTAAAACTCGATTGGAATGAGGCGACGATCCCGCCAACCGACTGTGTTCGCCAGCGCATTTTAAAATTAAGTGAAGATGCGGGCTTTTTTAATCTTTACCCAAGCACTGAAAATGCAGAGTTACGACGCCTTCTTGCGGAATACGTCAGGCTGCCGGAAAGTAATATACAGTATTTTGCAAGTTCTGATTCAATTCATGAATATATTGCAAAACTCTACATCAAAGAAGACGCAAGGGTTCTTATTCAGGCCCCGTCCTACGATAATTTTCGGTTGACTGCGGAGACCGCCGGAGGAAAAATATTTTACTCAGAAATCGATGATCAATTTATATTTCATCCGGACAGGTTCGAGCGGGATATCGAAGCTCTGGAAATATCATTTGTCTACATTTGCAATCCGAACAATCCCATTGGCTATATTCACCCGGTTGAATACATTGAGACATTGCTCATCAAATACCCAAACGCTGTTTTTTTGATCGATGAGGCATACATCGAATTCTCGGACGGCTCTTGCAAAGACCTCGTTAAAAAATACAACAATCTGCTCGTAACGCGAACCATGTCAAAAGCTTTTGCGCTGGCCAACTTCAGGTTCGGTTATCTATTGGCCTCCGCAAATAATATAGAGGCCATGTCGGTGCTCAGAAACCCGAAGAATATTACAACTTTTGCGCAGGAGGCTGCCGTCGGTGTGCTGTCCGACCTTCCTTATATGTATGCCTATGTTGAAGAGGTTCGGTCGGCGAGGCAGTTTTTTTTCGAGTTTCTCCAAGGATATAAAGAATTGGTGACTGCGTGTGAGAGCAAGGCAAATTTTTTAGCGATCAAATGCAGATCAACAAAGTTGAAGTATGACATGATAAACCATCTGAAAATGAGCCGGATTTATGTGCGCGATTTAACGCAAAGTCCGATTCTGCAGAATTGTTTGCGTATAACAATTGGCACGCAGGCGCAGATGAAAAAAGTCGCAGAGGTATTGAAGCCTTTTTTTGAGTCCTATGACCTCCGATAAACCAACAAATAAATTGGCTCTATTTGACTTTTGCGACACGCTGGTGTCT
The sequence above is a segment of the Kiritimatiellaceae bacterium genome. Coding sequences within it:
- a CDS encoding GDP-L-fucose synthase; this translates as MPKDAKIYIAGHLGLVGGGIWRAFQRHGYTNLLGRSIDELDLISQQAVEEFFAKEKPDYVVLVAAKVGGIHANNVYRGQFIYENLMIELNVIHAAYKHGVKKLLFLGSSCIYPKLAPQPIKEEALLTGPLEPTNEPYAMAKIAGIRLCDAYNRQYETNFISAMPTNMYGPGDNYHPENSHVLPAMIRKMHLAKLLETNNFEELSRVYQHEQKSQIGNQKSEILNWLDKSGITQSAIDNRANGELGSATAEQRSGNQQSAITLALWGTGTPLREFLYSDDLAEACVFLVEKANYKNMAFTDESGTVQSHMNVGSGKEVTIRELAETVKEVVGFNGKLTWDSSKPDGTPRKLMDSSRINALGWKPSVSLKDGIGRAYQDFLQRHARTYLKTPAA
- the tviB gene encoding Vi polysaccharide biosynthesis UDP-N-acetylglucosamine C-6 dehydrogenase TviB codes for the protein MKLDNVKIGIIGLGYVGLPLAVEFGKKYPVVGFDINPARVAELSAGRDHTLECSPEELAAARLLKFSTEYSELKTCNCYIVTVPTPVDKSNRPDLTPLIKASETVAKVISKGDVVIYESTVYPGATEEDCLPVIEKQTGMKFNVDFFAGYSPERINPGDKQRRLTNIVKITSGSTPEVADFVDALYRSILTVETHKAPSIRVAEAAKVIENTQRDVNIALMNELAMIFSRMGIDTLDVLNAAGSKWNFLPFRPGLVGGHCIGVDPYYLSFKAEQVGYYPELISAQRRVNDRVGQFVVDETVKLMLKKKITVNGARILVLGITFKENCPDVRNTRVVDIVHSLNEYGCIVDVYDPWAGADEVKHEYGIELMPQPVPGTYDAVIAAVKHQQFAAMTTAQVRALCKENAAIYDIKRVLPPDIVDAAL
- the gmd gene encoding GDP-mannose 4,6-dehydratase; this encodes MKKALITGITGQDGSYLAELLLDKGYEVHGIIRRASSFNTDRIDHLYKDRHETGVKMFLHYGDLTDSSNLNRLIEKIHPSEIYNLGAQSHVQVSFEVPEYTAEVDAIGTLRLLDSIRETGVNCRFYQASTSELYGMVQEVPQTETTPFYPRSPYAVAKQYGFWIVKNYREAYGLHASNGILFNHESPRRGETFVTRKITMAVARISRGLQTCLYMGNINALRDWGYAPDYVQMMWMMLQQAVPDDYVVATNEMHTVREFIEKSFGHVGIRIVWDGEGVKEVGKNKATGEIVVRMDERYYRPAEVEQLLGNPAKAKRQLGWEPKVKFEELVKIMTDGDLKILDGAPYSKGF
- a CDS encoding histidinol-phosphate aminotransferase family protein; the encoded protein is MKSLSINSYIKNIKPYKTASHEIWDVDKDSRSTVLKLDWNEATIPPTDCVRQRILKLSEDAGFFNLYPSTENAELRRLLAEYVRLPESNIQYFASSDSIHEYIAKLYIKEDARVLIQAPSYDNFRLTAETAGGKIFYSEIDDQFIFHPDRFERDIEALEISFVYICNPNNPIGYIHPVEYIETLLIKYPNAVFLIDEAYIEFSDGSCKDLVKKYNNLLVTRTMSKAFALANFRFGYLLASANNIEAMSVLRNPKNITTFAQEAAVGVLSDLPYMYAYVEEVRSARQFFFEFLQGYKELVTACESKANFLAIKCRSTKLKYDMINHLKMSRIYVRDLTQSPILQNCLRITIGTQAQMKKVAEVLKPFFESYDLR
- a CDS encoding SDR family oxidoreductase encodes the protein MKYLVTGGAGFIGSHIVDALLERGHEVVVLDNLSSGHKENLSGVWTKISFIEGDVRDADTCIKAAAGCDGIFHEAALVSVPDSVNRPRDNHDINITGTLNILEAARQQKVKRVVFASSAAIYGDNPELPKREDMLPEPKSPYALAKLTGEYYLKVYAECFGIETVALRYFNVFGLRQDPSSMYSGVISIFSERVKKGLPITIYGDGEQTRDFVNVRDVVSANLLAMTTDFIATKGHRKAQKKNNAIGDPDPYQLAPDNHQLVSGNFVALNVATGKATSLLSLLNGLETIVGKTVARKFMPVRDGDIRQSLADISKVRSALGYTLSVGLKEGLKELLGDEHLI